TGGCTTGTTACTCCATACATTAGCTTCAGTTGACTATCTAAATTGTCCACTgagggcatgttcagacaacacgctaagccacggttaggctgctaacttctttgcagcaaatgattagtgagcatgtttaaattatgtttatgtagcctccatggttaggaatggttcacatgacatgctaaaccataatgtttagttcaaaatgcttcaccactatggcttagcatgtcgtctgaacagggttacaATCTCCTAGTCTAAAATCTTTATAACGTAGTACCATCCAAGGCCTCAGGCAGGTTTCTGTTACCCAGATTCTTTCATTTGGAAATGTCTGTGATGGaagctgggaccttttgcatgcaaaacctaTTTTCTGCCCCAGAAACATGGCCCTCTCTGCTAAATGTGATGCAtccttgtgttgttgttttctgatcAGAAATGAGCATGAGGGAATCCCTGCGAATCTGATTCAACAGTTGGACACTTGTGTAGAAATTCCGCAGCAAGGAGTTATTCGATCACTTAATGTCCATGTAAGTGGAGCTTTGCTCATTTGGGAATATACAAGGCAACAGATCGTCAAGGAACACAAAGAAAGATAGATGCACAATTCTTGTTGAAGCTGTTGCTCTTCTGGCGCCATAAAATCCATAGAGTAATTATAAATGCCACACAAAAGAATACATTTTATATTCTGCATGCCTTCATTTGTAAGAACAATGTAAATGCCTTAAACCATAACTGTATTAAAACTATTGATAATAAATGTTCTTTCAGTACGATCTCTTTGTAGCTAATTAACACTGTCTATATTGCTGAAAAATCAACCACTTCTGAGGGTGATTCCAAATGACTGTTTGCAGCATAGTGGCTGCTTATAAATGCTGTGTGTGCTCCCTGCAGCCCTACACAGAGCTGctgaggaattattattattattattatatttatttgtatcctgccttttgcccaatgctgggcctcaaggcggccaagAATGAGGAATGTGTTGGTGCTCCCCCAACATCTTCCATGTAGTGAATATCAAGCATTACAGAAGACTGGCTCCACATCATTGTAGATGACACATGATGTGTTTTTAAGCAGGTACCATACTATGAACACACATGCATTGGAAACACTGCATAACCATCAGTCTTTGGCTTAAATGTAATTAATTCACAACAAGGCATTTGAGGTGATAGTACTTTATTAGTAGCAACCTTTCAGTGATGAGGGGCAAGTGCCTCCTCCCAACACCACCATGCACTTCAAAGAACATACAAGCTGGCACCTTCACGACAACCACAGttcttaaaattatttatagGTCATCACTGTCCTTTGCTGATACCGACGTTTTAGGTATCATACTGGTGCTCTTCTTCTGTAGTCTTCTTTGTCGGCGATATATTTGTAAAAGCTGATGAGTAGCTAGGACTTTGCTGTTGTTTCTGAAGGCTGAAATTCTCCTGCTTCCAACTGtgctttatattttaaataatctCTTCTTCTATCAAAGTATTTGACCTGTTTTGAACAAGATCAATTCATAAGGAAATGAGACTGGAACAGTAAAATTCTAGAGTAATGAAACTAGAAGAATCTTTGACCATTACTGCTGCATTTCAGGTATCAGTATTACAACCATGTTGAAAGGTTAATCTCAAGTAACTCAATGCTATGACTTCAGTGGAGATTTGTGGAACCACAGTTCTTAAGTCTTCTCATTCTTGCATAAGAGGTAGTACAATACAGCCAGGCAAATACTTCGCTATGTAGAAAAAAATAGCTGTTTTCTGagattctaaaaaaaacccctgaaTGCTGGATACTGAGTACAGCAATCCCCGATCCCCCTCACTGCTGTGCAATTATATGgggtttatatttaataataataataataatggttgaaACACATGAGTACATTTCCCTTGCATTTTTCTAGTCCAATTTTATGAGTTTATGTCAATGAATATTGCAAAAATCAGTGTCACTTACCCACTGCTGCGGACATACATTTTCAAAAGAGCATCTAAACTTCTCACACTGAGATGCATCTCCTTTATTTTCATCTAAGCACTTCCAATACACATCCCGGGCTCCCCAGCAAGCCTTCCTTTCCTCCATTGATGGTGCAGACATTTCTGTCactagaaaataaagaaaatatagtTGTCATTCTTGAACAACCTGTGGAATTCCATAACTAGAACAGTTGCCATTCAATCTAcactttacttggaagcaagtcctgtTGAATTCACTTATAATTCCTTTTCTGTAATAAGTATGCTTAGGAGTTCAGCCATGCAGTTGAATCTTATGCATTCTACTTGAAAATcagtgttcaatggagtttacttgcgcatgtatataggatttcagccttaagtgAGAAGAAGAAATATGACTATGACAAAGTTAActcaattacatttttatccctaCTTTCTTTCAAGGagttcaagatggcttacaagtctcttctcccaccattttatcctaaccaccaccctatgaggtaggttgggctgagagaaagtgactgCCCCAAGGTCATCCAATAAGCTGTGTGGTTGGGGATTTCTGGTATTCTAACTACAACATCACATTAGTTAGATGTTTCATAACCAACATGAGAATCTGCCTAGATCAGCCTTtttcaatctggtgccctccaaatgtgttgaattGCAACTGCCATCATGCTGACTATGGGTGATGAAGATTGTAGTCCAGATAAACAGTCTTGTTTGAATTAGTCTGATCCatagcatgtttattcagaatccAGTGCTAATGAGGTTtacgggacttacttccaaataagtatgggcaggattgcagctttacaaATAGATCTTTCATTAAAATGTTCTCTTTAGTAATCTACTTACACACTTATTTAACACTGAACAAAATAGAGTTGCATTGTAATGGCCTTTCACATTTAATAAAACTTTCTTGGCCAAGATTAAGAACATTTAGTTACACATTTTTCTTAACAGGAAAAGATGTCTGATTGCTTAAAGGTTATGCAGTATTTATACTTTAAATATTGAtaaatgaaaagcaaaaacaaatgtgGCACACAAAGGCAACTTGAGATATACCACTTCACTCCAGGTGGAATCAGAGGACGAGGCAACCACCTGGCTATAAGGCTTGCAATTCCATTGGGAAGAATCTGGAGTTTGCTAGCCCCTTGATCTAACAGGTGAGCAAAttgtaaccctccagatgttttggtctataactTCCATTAtctcccaccattggctatgcaggctagAACTGTtgagagttgcaggccaaaacattggCAGGGCCTGCTCTCACTCCTGGCGGTTTGCTTCAGAGGGCACAACTAAAGCCTGTTAAGCTCACCAAGTTGTAAGGTGGGAATGTCAGAAGGATAGCAAGCTAGACTTCTCTCCTTCAGAAGCCTCAGTATTCACATCTCTGCCTGGATTAACTGTaggcaggagtgcagaacctctggcctgcaggCCTAATCCAGCATGCACCACACCACTTGGGGTTCTTCCAGGGGACAAGGCTTAGGTCCCTTGGAGGACActctccaccccatccccgaCTGATATCAGAGATAGCAGTGGAGATGCTGGCAGCAGGATTCACCCACATGGGGTGAATGCCAACCCCCGCTACCTCTCATCCCCACTAATCTACTTAGCAGTGGGGATGAGAGACAGCAAGACTCACCCATACCAGCAGGTGGTTCCAGCACAAAGAAAGGAGGGCAACAGCCCTGACATGACATCAGAAGTGAGGCCATGTCTCCTGACTTCTGGCATGCAGGGTGGGAGGCAATCTTGTCCCCTGAAATAGTTCTGCACTCCTGTTGTAGGAGTGCTAGCACCACAAGGTGCTCTGTGAAATTTTGATCTGGTCACACTGCTGTTCTTCAGGCTCTTGACCCCATAGGATGCTCATATAAAACCCCTACTGATTTGGAGCCTTGAGAAGGTGTGCTTAGTCTGCATCTTTAAAAGTCTTGTTGCCACCACCCACTCCATTATTGCATAAGTAGCACACAAAGGGTCCATGGTTGACAGTAATATGGGTCATAGTAACTATAACTTTGGAGCAGTCAGATTTTAAATGGAACTACAATTCACTTTGGAGTATGTAAGTAGGCAATTATGGATGACATCTAATATAGCACTTGATAAGCTTCCCCATTCTTGGTCATCATATGTGTAAGACATCAAGGGTCTACAATCATTCTTTTTAGGTACAGAGTAGATGAAGTGTTACTTGATATTTTAATACTACCATTTACTGTTTAACATAGACGTAAGCACAAATGGCAGGCGAAACTATTCTGAATATAGAAGACCTGTTGGATGAGTTTATAATCTACATTTAACATTCAAGATAATTTCAGATGGTCAGATGAAGGGTTTTAAGAAGCTCAAAAGGATATAGAGTGGGGATATTTCCCTTCATTTCCAGCATTATTGGTCTGAAAACTTATTTTATATGTGACCAGCATGAGCTACTGAACTCAAAGTAGTATAAGCTAAAGAATGAGGATTACCATGGCATCTATTCTAGTTTAATTTCTACTTTGAATTACACAGTTGGGTGGACCAAAATGTCTCGCTAATTTACGGTTGAAACAGGAGAATTTTGGCCAGAAATGAGCATATGGGTTCTCTATGTGTGGTTTACACTTCAGGGTTTCCATGCTAGCGCAAAACCAAGAAGTACATTCCCCAATGTTTATGGTTCTCAAGGCATTTCAAGAAAGTTTCTTCAACAGGGCAATTCTCGTTAACTTCCAAACGCTGCTTAGAACTCCTGGCTTATAAATCATGTACAATCTTCCAACACTACAACCTTAcagaactttaaaaacagtttttacTGGAGGCCAGGGAAGAAAAACCAAGAATTGTGCTAGTCTCGTTAAAAGTGATCGAAGAGGCATTTCTCTATAAGGAGGAGGTaaaaatttgaaaagaaaattttaTACAACTACAGGAGAAAATGTTGGGAGGATTTTATGGCTGCAATGCTCTTTATCTGGAGTAAGCtctattaaactcaatgggacttatttctgagtagacatatattggACTGTGTGGTAAAATGTGCTTGAGATAGGACACACCTGTTAACAGGtaacccccaaaaaatcaggaaCGTTGAATTGCCATTGTAGCTCTTTCAAAGCATGGTCATcatttgatttaaaaacatagtacaagTGCATTTAAAAATTACATGTCAGTCTTCCACCCATGCTCATCAATAGCAGGAGAGAAGTTAATAGCACTATCTTGTGCATGGGaattactcagaattaagtcccaagTCTGCTTCCGTCCAGGTAAGTGTGGAAAGAATTGTAGCCTCAAAAGCACTTCAAGCAACATGTGTGAAATTGCAGGTCCAAGTCTGTCGGGCCAGGCCCCTCTAAAAGCCTTCAACTTAAGCGCCCATCGAGGAGGGACTTCTGTGCCCTTAACACCCGCATGAAGCTGGATTGGTTCCTCGGTGTAAAAAGACTGAAAATACTGGCTTCCTACCATGCAACTAAGAATGCAACCCCCTTCGCACAGGTTTCCCCTTTTGGAAGGTTCATCGGGCACCGTCAGGAAGGGCTGCCTCGCCGTTCTCCGGCTGGCGTTTCTCTTGCCTTGCTCGGCGGCTCCCTGCTTCTTTTCCCTTGTGAAAGGTGGTTCTGTTTACAGCTACAGAATCAACCCTTCGCTCTCATACACGCACACACGAAAGAAAAAGCAAAACCACGTCGGTCTGGGGGCAGCAAGGGATAAGGGAGGACACCTCGGGCGGGAGAAGGCGCCCTCCTTGCCCTCCCGGCAAAGTCAGCCTTCGCAGGGGCGACGCGAGCAGGCGCTCTCTCGCCCCCTCTGCTCAGGGCGGCGGCCTGAGGGCAAAAGCCCCGTGTCCCCTTTCCACCGCCCGCACCAGGCCCTGCTGCGAAGGGCAAGAAGCAGCCAGACCCACAGGAATGTCTGCGCCCAACTGGCGAGGGGACGCCATGGTCTCTGCCTTCACTTACCCGCCGCACTTCTGGCTGAGCAAAACCCCGGATGTACATCAGGGTGACCGTAACCGGAAACGTGTGCCATTTGCTAGAGCGCCTTTGCTCTCTTGCCATGTCTCCTGGAAGTGGGGAAGCGCGCGGCGGTACATAGTACGCGTGCGCACAGGTGCCGCTACTGTGTTGCTAGGAGATGGAGCCCTGGACCCTTTGTTGCTAGGAGatggagccctgtcccctttagTGCTTCTTTCTCTACGTCAACTTACTTCATAGGCCAGGTGAGTTTTCATACTAACTACAACTACCTGGGAGTTGTGGGCAACAGGATTTCATAtctctctttacacacacacaaaatgggcgTAGGATCATATCTAGATAGAAAATTCCTCattttccaaaacacaaaaacccttCTCTTTATGTTCCTTTGATGGCTTGTGTAACCTAACTTATTTGGGAGCCACTTCCTTATTATTGCTGCTTGTGGCTAAATCAAAGCCATGAATTATAATTGTGTTTCCTTTGTCCTAATAGTtttgggctgcaatcttatacacatctacctgggagtaagtcccattgaatttatgGGGATTGCTTCTGAGGAGACACATCTAGGGTTGCGCTGTTTCCATTTAGAAAAGCTGCAGTTGGTTTTGTACTTCATCTTCCCAGGTTCTAGATTTAACCAtgactgtgtgtgttttaaatagagTTACAATGGGGGCTTATACATCAGCACTTTCTCTTTGAGTGTTTCTCTAAAGAATGAAATTGGcatttgaaatttatttttattgaaaacaTAACGAATGCACATGACAATTGTTAGACCCTAACAATAGGTAACACAGCACATGCCTGTTAGAGGCATGTACTACATTAACAATTGTGCCATCAGTGAAATTCAATAGTACTGAtgcttttcttcctctgtgtATGTGTTATTTCTAAATCAACTATTTCATTGCTTCAAGGTCTAGAATTTATTTAGAGATGTGAAATaaaagatgcacatttagaatgtATGGTCCAAAACTTGTGACTTAATTTGTCATTAGTGCTGTGAAAGAATGTTGCTTATTGTCAGGTTATTTCAGAAAACAGACCAGGTCCAAATGGATGCCTAACAGAACAACTTTATTGCTAAGAAAGTATCCAGAGCAGCAGCACTGCTGGCTGCTTCAATCTGGATGTAGTATCACCTATAGTTGATGGTATGTATAGcaacataacagttaaagctctgGGAAGAATAGTTTACCTGGTGTCCTGTAAGTTGCATGAAATTGTCCCTGAGTGTTGTTTTTCAAGAGCCTGGGAATTGTGGGGAGCACTGTGTGGAACCAATGGCAGAAAAGCTCATCTTGCACAATCCTCTTCTCCAGGTCTGAGTAGCTACTCTCCATTTCTCAGTGGAGTCATAGCCTCTTAAAGGACCCAGCCCTGCCATCTGCTGGGTGATGCAAATGCCTGGGTGGTGCAGCTTGCTTCCTCCTGCCCTATGTTTCTAACACTAAGAACTGGATCATGTTATTTaaatggaatggggtgggggaggctgctgaTCCTACCTTGAGGCCGGGGATGGACCTGATGGCCTAGTTGGAAAGGAAGGTGACCAATGTCTAATTTATTCTGAATGATCTCAGCTTTTGTAAGAGCGTAAGAGCAGTAGGTTTGTTCTGTAGAAAAGCAAGCTGTATACACCCCAAGCATCTTTACATTCTGCTGATAGA
This sequence is a window from Elgaria multicarinata webbii isolate HBS135686 ecotype San Diego chromosome 4, rElgMul1.1.pri, whole genome shotgun sequence. Protein-coding genes within it:
- the LOC134397588 gene encoding cytochrome c oxidase assembly factor 6 homolog, whose translation is MSAPSMEERKACWGARDVYWKCLDENKGDASQCEKFRCSFENVCPQQWVKYFDRRRDYLKYKAQLEAGEFQPSETTAKS